gtacttaaactttatatatgtgtaggtgatataacggcacaaatattccccttagctcggtaacgtttaactattggtttttgaaccgatagacgcgaatcttagatatggatccatagggtttaacatcctcactcgggctattcgcgctagcatttaacgagtgtttaatacttcgagaacatacgcacttgccaagtgtacttttagggggtgatatattatttttacgttaagttagttaccgagtgcacacggataagcatatactttatcatagtgATTTGAAAttctgatttgaaacgctggttgaagcactaaaatctcgtggtctacattacattacttattacaaacaaactatagctcaccaacattcgtgatgacattttaaagcatgtatttctcaggtgcttagacgttgttgctttcgctgttagacttgctgttatagtcttggtgttatagacttgctgttacagactcgctgtgttagactttcactgcattacttagagatgtctcaatcatggaacttttactttgcattcacaacttatgttacatttgaacaatggctttgtaatgacctttatttcacgtacttatgttaatgctttctattcgtagaagcacgttatctttgtaaaacatttgacgttggtaaagacgtcaccttttcatgaatgcaaaacttgttttaaaacatcatgtagtattgtaccgtgtaattgACAtattgttgatgatccatacacgttgattttgtacggggcgtcacacatttgctccctttttaaatgcttttacaatatatatttttggaactgagaatacatgcgctgcttttataaatatttgacgaaatagacacaagtactcaaaattacattatatggttggattatcgaaatcgaatatcaccccttttcgcttggtagcctaataattagggaacagacaccctaattgacgcgaatcctaaaggtagatctacgggcactaacaccccccattctggagaatggaatgctttagtacttcgatttaaaatgtgattgcgattgccattatatagcatacttgcgagtatgcgggggatattctatatgcatccttgttagttcggttaccaggtgttcaccatacgaatgatttttatgcagattgcattatgatgtttatgaaaaatggaaatgaaaatcttgtggtctattaaaataatggaaatgattatttatgataaactaatgaactcaccaaccttttggttgacacttttaagcatgtttattctcaggtattaaagaaatcttccgctgttcatttgctcattttaaagatattacttgaagtcattcatggcatatttcaaaagacgttgcattcgagtcgatcgagttcaaaaagattattattaagtaaatgacagattaagtcatttatagtttggatatattgtgaaatagtatgcatatttgtcaactatcgttgtaatgaaagttgtcttttaaaaacgaatgcaatgtttgaaaacttatcatatagaggtcaaatacctcgcaatggagcCATAtgctattgtattcgttcttatggattaggacgggttgtctcaCTTTTTGACTATAACCCTTGATAACCAATCTAGCTTTCAATCTTTCAATTGTTCCATCAGAATTAAACTTGGTTTtaaaaacccatttagattaaataGCTTTAGCACCAAGTGGCAAAGAAACTAACTCCCAAGTATTATTCCTTTCTAAATCCTCAAGTTCTTTATTAATAGCCTTAACCCTTGGGATCCTTACAAGCTTGTGCATATGTAACAGGATCACTAGTAGCCATAACATTGGCTAAGAAAGCAATATAATCCTTGGACATAAATGCAAAATCATGTGCTTGGAAAAGAGGATATAAAGGCATTGATCTTTGTACATTGGACACATGAACAGGAGTAACAAAATCTTTAAGCCAATTAGGTAGATGCTTGCTTCTGGTGGATCTCCTTATATCAGATTGAGCTGAAGTGGTAGTAGTGTTGGGTTGTTCATGATGAATTAGAGTATCTTGATGAGCATAACCATTTTGTTCATTTTGATGAGTTGCAGGCATGGAAGACAtagaatcaaaatcagaattatcatCTAGCATGGATGGTGTAGAGAATACTGGTGAATGAATATGTGAGGGTGTAGGTATAGGTGTATAAGAAACCTTGAAAGGGAAAGTATCTTCCCTAAAAATCACATCTCTGCTACAAAACACAGTTTTAGTGTGtaaatcaaacaacttataccccTTTTGATTAGGTGGATAACCTATAAAAATAGAAGGAGTAGACCTTGGAGCAAACTTATCTGAATTGGGTTTTGTTACAGCAGCAAAACACTAACAACCTATGATTCTAAGATTATCATAGCTTGGAGGTTTACCATGTAGAATTTCATAAGGAGTCTTCCAATCTAAATTTTCCATAGGCATTTTGTTGATGAGATAAGTAGCAGATAAAACATAATCTCCCCAAAAAGAATTAGGTAATTGTGCATGAAATTTAAGAGCCCTTGCAGTATCAAGTAGATGCTTATGTTTTCTTTCTACAATCCCATTTTGCTATGGAGTGTACACCATGGATTTTTGGTGTATCGTGCCATGTATTCTAAAAAGAAGTTGACATTCCTTATTCACAATCTCAGTGCCATTGTCAGACCTGGTGTACTTGGGTTTAGTGTGAAAGTGTTTTTGAACATAAACAACAAAGGAAGTCATTATTTCACATAGTTGACTCTTGTTGTGTATTAGATAAGTCCAAGTGGACCTGGATTTTTTATCAACTATTGTGAGGAAGTATTTTGCTCTATTTAAAGCAGGTGTTTTGTAAGGACCCCACAGATCCACATGAATAAGATCaaaagtaaatttagaagtagtagTACTTCTAATGAAAGGCAGTCTATGATGTTTAGCAAGAGCACACACATCACAAAAGAAATCAGAATTACAGAGTTATTTACAAGCATGAATATGCTGCATTTTTGACATAGAGGTATGCCCTAATCTAGCATGGAACAAATTCATGTCTAAACTAGCTTTATTGACAGAATTGGATGAAGAATAGGTAGCTGGAGCAGAAGTAGCTCTGCAGGTATATAGGTTTTTGAATCCCTTTCCAGCTGCAACAACCTTTTTAGTTAAAAGGTCCTGAAACAAAAAGTAATCAGGAAGAAATATTGCAAGAAGCTTTTGTTTCCTTATAAGTCTACCAATAGAAAGAAGATTGAGTTTAAACTCAGGTACATAGAAGACATTGTGCAGAGTTAGATTAGGGTTTATTGTAACATCACCAATGGTTTTGACAAGTTTGAATGTACCATAAGGTAATCCAACTGGAATAGGATGTTTAAGATTTTGAATGAATTTAAAAAGGTGGAAATATGGTGATATATTATCACTTGTCCTATATCAACTATCCATTCATGTACCATATTATGATGACTTTGTTTTTCAAGGCATGACATAGCATAAGAATAGGTACAAAATGTTGTACCTGCATGATTCATGCCAGCAGTATTCTCAGCAACTCCTTTACCTTGAAACAGCTTCATCATTTCTTGACAAACAGCTGCAACCAACCTTTGATCAAGTTCACCTTTCCTTTCATTGTTAACTTCATTTTCATAAGATATGTCAAATGGTGTGTCTTTACCCATGTactgatcaaagttaacttgtgcaGCTAGTCTTGCAGGTTTCTTTTTGTTCCTTTTCCCCTTTACCAGTCTGGATACCCTACTTTCTTATAGCACTGTTCTTCCAAATGTCCTTCTTCTCTGCAAAAGGTACAGTACCTTTTATCTCCTTTGTTATCAGTTCTTTTATCTGGATAAACCTTCTTGTTTATGAAGCTTCTGTTGTTGCTTGCAAAAAATGCAGTAGGTTCAGCAACATGTGTAGTCACTTGCTTCTGTTTCTCAACTTGTTGCACTATGTAGTATGCCTTATTGACTGTTGGTAAAGGATCCATGGAGATATTTTGGCTTCTAACAGACTCATAATCATCATTTAGATTCATTAAGAACTGCATCAACTTATCACTGTTTTCAATAGCCAAATTTTTTTCAGCAATACCACACGTACATTCCCTCATTTTACCACAATCACAAGCAGGCATACCAATTAAACTATGTAATTCATCCCAATACTTCTTCATCTTATTGAAATAAGAAGCAATTGAAAGATTACCTTGACTGATACTATTCAGTTCTTTCTTCAATTGATAAAGTAATGGACCATTACTTTGGCCATACCTTTCAGCTATTTCCTTCCATAGTTCATAAGCAGATTGACAATACAAGAACGCTTCAGAAAGTCCTGCTGTCATTGAATTGAGAATCCAACACGTGACCATATAATCACAGCGTGTCCATCTCTGATAAGATTCATGTGTAACAACAGGCTTCATGTTCGTACCGTCTATGAACCCTAATTTCAGCTTTGCACCCAATGCCATACGTATAGTACGACTCTAACCTAGGAAATTTGTTCCATTGAAAGGAGTATTTGTCAAGACCATTCCAGGATTATCGGAACCAGCTATATGTAACGGATCGTGAATTGAATTCATCGTGTTTGATTCAGAACTGCCAGATTGATTAGATTCAATTCCTCCAGTAGACATTGCAAAATTAGGTCAAATCGATGTATCACATATGAAATTGATAATCGATCAAGAACGAAAACTAATTGACATGAAGAAGAAGATATCAATAATGGCGATAAAACATAATCAAAGCTTCGATCAATTGATCAAAACGAACACGATGTAATTTGATCAGACTAATCAAATTACGAATTCAAACAAGCCttacagctctgataccatatgaaaTGCGGAATTAAAACAAGTAATTGAAACAATTCAACTCGAATTCATTGATCAATTGAAGGATTACATGAACTCGATGAACATGGTTTACAATGTATACTAACTCAATTAACCGTCTAACTAACCAGTAAACTAACTTATAACCCGTTAGTTAACAAACTATCTAAATATACAATTTACACCCATGTACATTATGTATTTACAAATATGACACCTAAACATAAATTAAAAAGTAATATATTCCATATTTCTCCAATCAGAGTGATACAATTCAAGAAATAGAAAAAGTAGTCTCATttcttcgacggataaagagattgttcTGAATGGACCTCAGACTAATAAgtagtaaatttttttaaaataatatataaaaaataagacATGAGAAGTCATGAAAATAGTAgggtcaaattttcatgggttttaaatcctgcacattcaatttaggctctaagtggcATCCAAGTCGTCAATATATTGACGCTTGTTGTTGACTCAATTAATAGAAGCCAATTATCAATGAGTTAGTACGTAATTATTAATGAATTGTACGATATGATGAAAATTTGATTGAAGTGTTATTGTCCGTAGGATATTTTATATTTAAGGCGTATTTAATAATGTACGATTAAAGGTTAATGAAAAAGATTATTAACGTGCGGTAGGGTTCGGATTTAGTTAGTTTTTACTCAGTTTTGTAGTTAGATTAGTTTTTTGCATGCAAGTCATGTTCACGTTTGACTTTTGCCTCTTGTATTTTGTTTCTTCTTTTACCTTTTCGAAAAAAGTATAGTTATCTAGTTTTGTTTGTTTGCGAGAAAAAAAAACATTCGTAACCAACCGCCCCGACTAAAGTAAGTAAAAAAAATATCACCGAATTAATTATTTATTAGCATGACTTAGTACGGAGTAaactaataaaaatataaatttgtctCTATAATTATTTATTAGTTTGAAACTTTGTGATGATTTATGGGAGAGAATTAGTGTTTTTTGTTCTTGTTTGAACGTCGAGTGATTTAGATTTGTGGAACCCCTATTTTATTTCTTTTCTCCCTTTTCATTTCCTTAGACGGCGTCTAATTTAAGGATAGTATAGGAAGAGAACTGTTTATGGAAGACTTATTGAGTTATAATTAAATCTAATGGGGGTAGGATAAGGGTATGATGTTGTAAATTTCTTGATCTAAAGGTGGAGATTAGAAGTTAGATTTTACTATATTTCAATTAAGACTTTATTTTAATGTATAGAATAGAATAGAAGATAGATTTTTTCTAAAATATGTGCCATATCACATATTAACAACCATTTATAATATTGAATGTTTCTTTAAATAAATTAAAATGCGTTTAATGAAGATGAAAATTTCTGAAATAAATCatgaattaaatttatttattgttTTCTTCGGAATGATATATTATTCGAGTACTTAATTAATACTCCATCCGTCTCATCTTAAGTGTccactgttgacttttcaaagtaaatctttgtcaactttgaccgtaaatatttttattcgtgttatataatatttgatgaaaatcatatgaatgaaaacacatttaaaacttAATTCATTCATATAAATTCCATCAAATATATTATATAGCACAAATAAagatatttacggtcaaagttgacaaaaaaagactttgaaaagtcaacagtgaacacttaagatgggacggagggagtacttcTTAATATGTGCCTTATGGCACATGTACAATTTAACAAAGTTACAATAGGGTGTTTAATATTCGGTTTCAAAATGCTTAATTCGATAATCAAATCATCAAATTGGTTATAAATTTGAATTTAGTTTTTAGTtcggtctttatttttattttgaaatcGGATAAATTGAAAACTGAATTCAACTAATCATGTGTTAAATTATTCTTATATATAGATCACAAATTGAATTCAAAATTGAAACGAACAAATACAGTCGAATAAACTAAAAAATAAAGGGCAAATTTCATAAAAATGTAATCATTTTACCTCATTTTCCTATGTAGGTAATGTATTTTTATTTTGATGTTTGAAGAATTGTTTTATCAAATGTTAATCTAAAAAAGGAGTATCATTACTTTAAAGTTAGAGCTACGTCAAAAAGATATTCCATTCTTTAAAGTAAATCATATGTAAGCTTGATCATTGGCACTAACCTTAGGATATGGAAGACGATGATTCTTACGAACTGGATTTACTTAATTTAGGTTATGTTCGTAATATGATCGTAGAGCATTAATGGCACACGTAAGTGCCAATTATCATCAAGCTTGTATATGATTTACTTAAGAAATAGAGCGTCATTAATTTTTTAAAGGCGTTCTAACTTAAAAGTAACGATACTCCTCCTTGTACATAAAATAGAAAAACGAGGTAAAATGATTagcttttttttatataatttgcaCAAAAATAAAAAGGTTAACCGATGTTATAATCTGTTTTatcttttaaaaaataaaaaataaaaatttcagtCATTTCTATTGCTAGATCAATATCATACATCAAAAAGTCAATTAGAAAGggcaaataaaaaagaaaaaaagaaaaaaatacacATAAATCTCTTATAACTTTACAAAACTACTCATCTTATacc
This genomic window from Rutidosis leptorrhynchoides isolate AG116_Rl617_1_P2 chromosome 2, CSIRO_AGI_Rlap_v1, whole genome shotgun sequence contains:
- the LOC139889257 gene encoding uncharacterized protein produces the protein MGKDTPFDISYENEVNNERKGELDQRLVAAVCQEMMKLFQGKGVAENTAGMNHAVGLPYGTFKLVKTIGDVTINPNLTLHNVFYVPEFKLNLLSIGRLIRKQKLLAIFLPDYFLFQDLLTKKVVAAGKGFKNLYTCRATSAPATYSSSNSQNGIVERKHKHLLDTARALKFHAQLPNSFWGDYVLSATYLINKMPMENLDWKTPYEILHGYPPNQKGYKLFDLHTKTVFCSRDVIFREDTFPFKVSYTPIPTPSHIHSPVFSTPSMLDDNSDFDSMSSMPATHQNEQNGYAHQDTLIHHEQPNTTTTSAQSDIRRSTRSKHLPNWLKDFVTPVHVSNVQRSMPLYPLFQAHDFAFMSKDYIAFLANVMATSDPVTYAQACKDPKG